Proteins from a genomic interval of Aureimonas sp. AU20:
- a CDS encoding porin, with amino-acid sequence MNIKSLLLGSAAALVAVTGARAADAVVVAEPEPVDYVRVCDVYGKGFYYIPGTETCLSINGYVRFQVNVAGDPARNLEGDDYQVGSRVRARLNFDAREETELGTLRAFARVQATNAQGGSNANYAMDQAYIQLGGLLMGYRDSLWTSGVGGLEDGLLTDTDLVVGDFNTNQINYTFAANGFSATIGLEDDATGDVVPDVHAKLVYSGAWGGAYLSAVYDETFNAEDVAASYASFSNQRLNGISVAPVTLAGVIPTRLQDGNNDAFALKGGVLLKNLIAADSQLKIEGHYAFDPTVYASIAGLGTVNSLSANNPNIVNPTPGALPIYLEWAAGAGYAQKFGKFGVAVSGQYGETFDTRFIAIVNNSPALINLRGEYWAAVANVGYQITNNFATLGEVSYKNVDFGGPVGETDQFAGFLRFQRNF; translated from the coding sequence ATGAACATCAAGAGCCTTCTTCTTGGCTCCGCTGCGGCCCTCGTGGCAGTCACTGGCGCTCGTGCGGCCGACGCCGTCGTCGTCGCCGAGCCCGAGCCGGTCGACTACGTCCGCGTTTGCGACGTCTACGGCAAGGGCTTCTACTACATCCCCGGCACCGAGACCTGCCTCAGCATCAACGGCTATGTCCGCTTCCAGGTGAACGTCGCCGGCGACCCGGCTCGCAACCTCGAAGGCGACGACTATCAGGTCGGCTCGCGCGTCCGCGCCCGTCTGAACTTCGACGCCCGCGAAGAGACCGAGCTCGGCACGCTGCGCGCTTTCGCCCGCGTCCAGGCCACCAACGCCCAGGGCGGCTCCAACGCGAACTACGCGATGGACCAGGCCTACATCCAGCTCGGCGGCCTGCTCATGGGTTACCGCGACTCGCTCTGGACGTCGGGCGTCGGCGGTCTCGAGGACGGCCTGCTCACCGACACGGACCTCGTGGTCGGCGACTTCAACACAAACCAGATCAACTACACCTTCGCCGCCAACGGCTTCTCGGCCACGATCGGCCTCGAAGACGACGCGACGGGCGACGTTGTTCCGGACGTCCATGCCAAGCTGGTCTATTCCGGCGCCTGGGGCGGTGCTTACCTCTCGGCCGTCTACGACGAGACCTTCAACGCTGAAGACGTCGCGGCTTCCTACGCTTCGTTCTCGAACCAGCGCCTGAACGGCATCAGCGTCGCTCCGGTGACGCTCGCCGGCGTGATCCCGACCCGTCTGCAGGACGGCAACAACGACGCCTTCGCTCTGAAGGGCGGCGTGCTGCTCAAGAACCTGATCGCGGCTGACTCGCAGCTGAAGATCGAAGGTCACTATGCCTTCGACCCCACCGTCTACGCGTCGATCGCCGGTCTCGGCACGGTCAACTCGCTGTCGGCCAACAACCCGAACATCGTGAACCCGACCCCGGGCGCTCTGCCGATCTACCTCGAGTGGGCCGCTGGTGCGGGTTACGCTCAGAAGTTCGGCAAGTTCGGCGTCGCGGTTTCCGGTCAGTACGGCGAGACGTTCGACACGCGCTTCATCGCGATCGTGAACAACAGCCCGGCTCTGATCAACCTGCGGGGCGAGTACTGGGCGGCCGTCGCCAACGTCGGCTACCAGATCACGAACAACTTCGCCACGCTCGGCGAAGTGTCCTACAAGAACGTCGACTTCGGCGGCCCGGTGGGCGAGACCGACCAGTTCGCCGGCTTCCTGCGCTTCCAGCGCAACTTCTAA
- a CDS encoding glutathione S-transferase family protein: MTQQTKPIELHYWPTPNGWKISIMLEELGVPYELKLVNIGAGDQFKPEFLAIAPNNRMPAIVDPEGPGGEPISVFESGAILQYLGRKFGRFYPSDERARVAVEEWLFWQVGGLGPMAGQAHHFRQYAPEKIAYGIDRYTNEVNRLYGVMNKRLAGRDFLAGDYSIADMASIGWIVPHENQGQSLEDFPDLKAWFERMKARPAVERGLAVGKAEREKLNLAADKNAQSVLFGQKAR; encoded by the coding sequence ATGACACAGCAGACCAAGCCGATCGAACTTCACTACTGGCCGACGCCCAACGGCTGGAAGATCTCGATCATGCTGGAGGAACTCGGTGTGCCCTACGAGCTGAAGCTCGTGAACATCGGGGCGGGCGACCAGTTCAAGCCGGAGTTCCTGGCGATCGCGCCCAACAACCGGATGCCGGCCATCGTGGACCCGGAAGGCCCGGGCGGCGAGCCGATCTCGGTCTTCGAATCGGGCGCCATCCTCCAATATCTCGGACGCAAGTTCGGGCGCTTCTATCCCAGCGACGAGCGGGCGCGCGTCGCGGTCGAGGAATGGCTGTTCTGGCAGGTCGGCGGGCTCGGGCCCATGGCGGGTCAGGCGCATCACTTCCGCCAATATGCGCCGGAGAAGATCGCCTACGGCATCGACCGCTATACGAACGAGGTGAACCGGCTTTACGGCGTGATGAACAAGCGCCTCGCGGGCCGCGACTTCCTGGCCGGCGACTATTCGATCGCCGACATGGCCTCGATCGGCTGGATCGTGCCGCACGAAAATCAGGGCCAGTCGCTCGAGGACTTTCCCGATCTGAAGGCTTGGTTCGAGCGCATGAAGGCGCGGCCTGCGGTGGAACGGGGCCTGGCCGTCGGTAAGGCGGAGCGCGAAAAGCTGAACTTGGCCGCCGACAAGAACGCTCAGAGCGTCCTGTTCGGCCAAAAGGCCCGCTGA
- the ribB gene encoding 3,4-dihydroxy-2-butanone-4-phosphate synthase has product MQLDRIEDAIEAIAAGELVVVVDDTDRENEGDLIMAAGKATPEKMAFMIRHTSGILCVPMTGERAVQLNLPPMVANNLDPMRTAFTVSVDYKVGMTTGISAEERANTARALVNDNAMGADFIRPGHMFPLIGREGGVLTRSGHTEAGVDLAKLAGLAPAGILAEIVNDDGTVKRLPELLVFAKEHGLRIISIEDLISYRIRRESFVKSVRDEDMTIGGLKGRVKIYQTPFDPIQHVAVVFGNVRGARNVPTRIHREQPVVDLFGRASGGKPWVDAALAPIRKAGSGILMLLRTANVDEFETEAQARIEPNAAGVADGEKHASARARSQRWREVGVGAQILRDLGVDSIAVMSTTERDYVGLTGFGIEIGDTILLED; this is encoded by the coding sequence ATGCAACTGGACCGAATCGAAGACGCCATCGAGGCCATCGCGGCGGGCGAGCTCGTCGTGGTGGTCGACGACACCGACCGGGAGAACGAAGGCGATCTGATCATGGCCGCCGGCAAGGCGACGCCGGAGAAGATGGCCTTCATGATCCGCCACACGAGCGGCATTCTCTGCGTGCCCATGACGGGCGAGCGCGCGGTGCAGTTGAACCTGCCGCCCATGGTCGCCAACAATCTCGACCCGATGCGCACGGCCTTCACCGTTTCGGTGGACTACAAGGTCGGCATGACCACGGGCATCTCGGCCGAGGAGCGCGCCAACACCGCGCGCGCCCTCGTCAACGACAATGCGATGGGCGCCGACTTCATCCGTCCGGGCCACATGTTCCCGCTGATCGGCCGCGAAGGTGGCGTCCTGACGCGCTCCGGCCACACGGAAGCGGGCGTCGATCTAGCCAAGCTGGCGGGCCTCGCCCCGGCCGGTATCCTTGCCGAGATCGTCAACGACGATGGGACGGTGAAGCGCCTTCCCGAACTCTTGGTATTCGCCAAGGAGCATGGCCTGCGGATCATCTCGATCGAGGACCTCATCTCCTATCGCATCCGCCGCGAAAGCTTCGTCAAGAGCGTGCGCGACGAGGACATGACGATCGGCGGACTCAAGGGCCGCGTGAAGATCTACCAGACGCCTTTCGACCCCATTCAGCATGTCGCAGTGGTGTTCGGGAACGTGCGCGGCGCGCGCAACGTGCCGACGCGCATCCACCGCGAGCAGCCGGTGGTCGATCTCTTCGGCCGCGCCTCGGGCGGCAAGCCTTGGGTGGACGCCGCGCTGGCACCGATCCGCAAGGCGGGGAGCGGCATTCTCATGCTGCTTCGCACGGCCAATGTGGACGAGTTCGAGACGGAGGCGCAGGCGCGCATCGAGCCGAATGCGGCGGGTGTCGCCGATGGCGAGAAACACGCCAGCGCCCGCGCCCGCTCGCAGCGCTGGCGCGAGGTGGGCGTCGGCGCGCAGATTCTGCGCGATCTCGGCGTCGATTCGATCGCGGTGATGTCGACCACCGAGCGCGACTATGTCGGTCTCACCGGCTTCGGGATTGAGATCGGCGACACCATCCTGCTGGAAGACTGA
- a CDS encoding DUF2147 domain-containing protein translates to MKKTLPLLLLAAGLLFPALAQADPIEGRWKMPSGNDATIAPCSGGFCLTYVNGPFKGKQFGRMTPSGTGTYEGTVTDYTRNGREFTGKGKLSGDTLSVSGCVLGGLICRSQELKRV, encoded by the coding sequence ATGAAAAAGACCTTGCCGCTGTTGCTGCTTGCAGCGGGCCTTCTGTTTCCCGCCTTGGCGCAGGCCGACCCGATCGAGGGGCGCTGGAAGATGCCGTCGGGCAACGACGCGACGATCGCCCCCTGCTCGGGCGGCTTTTGCCTGACCTATGTCAACGGCCCGTTTAAGGGCAAGCAGTTCGGCCGCATGACCCCCTCGGGCACGGGAACCTACGAGGGCACCGTCACCGACTATACGCGCAACGGCCGCGAGTTCACAGGCAAGGGCAAGCTTTCCGGCGACACGCTCTCGGTTTCCGGCTGCGTGTTGGGCGGGCTGATCTGCCGCTCGCAGGAACTGAAGCGCGTCTGA
- the sbmA gene encoding peptide antibiotic transporter SbmA, with translation MFVSFFPRPRLFFPSVALWTALCVLVWYVAGRRFGAHLGFGGTGAEIGIASFWSPASLWFDLYFAAAVSIFASLWHRFSPHRWERWSILGSALILFLTYFQVEVSVAVNTWYGPFYDLIQAALSHERSVTPADIYRSFLTFAGLALVAVTVGVISSFIVSHYVFRWRQAMNEFYMAHWHRLRGVEGASQRIQEDTMRFSTTVEALGVNLIQAVLTLIAFLPILIGLSSAVRILPIVGEVPHALVASALLWSVFGTGLLALVGIRLPGLEFGNQKVEAAYRKELVIGEDRADRAQPPTVAMLFADVRRSYFRLYFNYLYFNVARIVYLQVDVIVPYLILAPTIAAGAITLGVMNQILNAFEQVRSSFQYLVTSWTTIVELLSIFKRLRTFEAVIGEDDAAIVPAPALRAAR, from the coding sequence ATGTTCGTTTCCTTCTTTCCCCGCCCCCGCCTATTCTTCCCCTCCGTCGCGCTCTGGACGGCGCTCTGCGTCCTGGTCTGGTATGTCGCCGGCCGGCGTTTCGGCGCGCATCTCGGCTTCGGCGGCACAGGGGCGGAGATCGGCATCGCGAGCTTCTGGTCGCCCGCCTCGCTCTGGTTCGACCTCTATTTCGCCGCAGCTGTATCGATCTTCGCCAGCCTCTGGCATCGATTCTCGCCGCACCGTTGGGAGCGCTGGTCGATCCTCGGTTCGGCGCTGATCCTGTTTCTCACCTATTTCCAGGTGGAGGTCTCGGTCGCCGTCAACACATGGTACGGGCCGTTCTATGACCTGATCCAGGCCGCGCTCTCGCATGAGCGATCGGTCACGCCGGCGGACATCTATCGCAGTTTCCTGACATTCGCCGGGCTGGCGCTGGTGGCGGTCACCGTCGGCGTCATCTCCAGCTTCATCGTCAGCCATTACGTGTTCCGCTGGCGACAGGCGATGAACGAGTTCTACATGGCCCATTGGCACCGGCTGCGCGGCGTCGAGGGCGCCTCGCAGCGCATTCAGGAAGACACGATGCGCTTTTCCACGACGGTGGAAGCGCTCGGCGTCAACCTGATCCAAGCGGTGCTGACACTCATCGCCTTCCTGCCGATCCTGATCGGGCTTTCCTCGGCCGTGCGCATATTGCCGATCGTGGGCGAGGTGCCGCATGCGCTGGTCGCCTCGGCACTTCTCTGGTCGGTCTTCGGCACCGGCCTGCTGGCGCTCGTCGGCATCCGCCTGCCCGGCCTGGAATTCGGGAACCAGAAGGTGGAGGCGGCCTACCGCAAGGAGCTGGTGATCGGCGAGGACCGAGCCGATCGCGCCCAGCCGCCGACCGTCGCGATGCTGTTCGCCGATGTCAGGCGCAGCTATTTCCGCCTCTACTTCAACTATCTCTACTTCAACGTCGCCCGCATCGTTTACCTGCAGGTCGACGTGATCGTGCCCTATCTCATTCTGGCGCCGACCATCGCGGCGGGCGCCATCACGCTCGGTGTCATGAACCAGATCCTCAACGCCTTCGAGCAGGTGCGCAGCTCGTTCCAATACCTCGTGACGAGCTGGACGACGATCGTAGAGCTTTTGTCGATCTTCAAACGCCTGCGCACCTTCGAGGCCGTGATCGGGGAGGACGATGCGGCGATCGTCCCCGCCCCTGCGCTGCGGGCCGCCCGATAA
- a CDS encoding porin, producing the protein MNIKSLLLGSAAALVAVTGARAADAVVVAEPEPVDYVRVCDVYGKGFYYIPGTETCLSVGGYVRFQVNVAGDPAVNLEGDDYQVGSSVRARLNFDAREETELGTLRAFARVQATNNQGATNANYAMDQAYIQLGGLLVGYRDTMWSSGIGGLEDGLLTDTDLVVGDFNTNQINYTFAANGFSATIGLEDDATGDAVPDVHAKLVYSGAWGGAYLSAVYDETFNAEDVANAYSSFAAQQINGASFSPVTLSGNFPTRLQNGNNDAFALKGGVLLKNLIAADSQLKIEGHYAFDPTVYASISGLGSVNSFSPNNPNILNPTPGSLPIFLEWAAGAGYAQAFGKLGIAVSGQYGETFDTRFLVAVNGAPAFINSRGDYYAAVANVGYQITNNFATLGEVSYKNVDFGGPIGDTDQVAGFLRFQRDF; encoded by the coding sequence ATGAACATCAAGAGTCTTCTTCTCGGCTCCGCTGCAGCCCTCGTTGCCGTCACCGGCGCTCGTGCGGCCGACGCCGTCGTCGTCGCCGAGCCCGAGCCGGTCGACTACGTCCGCGTTTGCGACGTCTACGGCAAGGGCTTCTACTACATCCCCGGCACCGAGACCTGCCTCAGCGTCGGTGGTTACGTCCGCTTCCAGGTGAACGTCGCCGGTGACCCGGCCGTGAACCTCGAAGGCGACGACTACCAGGTCGGCAGCTCGGTTCGCGCCCGTCTGAACTTCGACGCCCGCGAAGAGACCGAGCTCGGCACGCTGCGCGCTTTCGCCCGCGTCCAGGCCACCAACAACCAGGGCGCCACCAACGCGAACTACGCGATGGATCAGGCCTACATCCAGCTCGGCGGCCTGCTGGTCGGTTACCGCGACACGATGTGGTCGTCGGGCATCGGCGGTCTCGAGGACGGCCTGCTCACCGACACGGACCTCGTGGTCGGCGACTTCAACACCAACCAGATCAATTACACGTTCGCCGCCAACGGCTTCTCGGCCACGATCGGCCTCGAAGACGACGCGACCGGCGACGCTGTTCCGGACGTCCATGCCAAGCTGGTCTATTCCGGCGCTTGGGGCGGTGCTTACCTCTCGGCCGTCTACGACGAGACCTTCAACGCTGAAGACGTCGCGAACGCTTACTCGTCTTTCGCGGCTCAGCAGATCAACGGCGCGTCGTTCTCGCCGGTTACGCTGTCGGGCAACTTCCCGACCCGCCTGCAGAACGGCAACAACGACGCCTTCGCTCTGAAGGGTGGCGTGCTGCTCAAGAACCTGATCGCGGCTGACTCGCAGCTGAAGATCGAAGGTCACTATGCCTTCGACCCCACCGTCTACGCGTCGATCTCCGGCCTCGGTTCGGTCAACTCCTTCTCGCCGAACAACCCGAACATCCTGAACCCGACCCCGGGCTCGCTGCCGATCTTCCTCGAGTGGGCCGCTGGTGCGGGCTACGCTCAGGCTTTCGGCAAGCTCGGTATCGCGGTCTCCGGTCAGTACGGCGAGACCTTCGACACGCGCTTCCTGGTTGCCGTCAACGGCGCTCCGGCCTTCATCAATTCTCGCGGCGACTACTACGCTGCGGTTGCGAACGTCGGATACCAGATCACGAACAACTTCGCCACGCTCGGCGAAGTGTCCTACAAGAACGTCGACTTCGGCGGCCCGATCGGCGACACCGACCAGGTGGCCGGTTTCCTCCGCTTCCAGCGCGACTTCTAA
- a CDS encoding pyridoxal phosphate-dependent aminotransferase — protein MPFTARTLTLPASVPFVGPEALERRLGFHFRARLGANESVFGPSPRVLEAMADAARDSWAYGDPEHHGLRAALAAHHGLDPNCFVTGEGIDGLFGLLAQLTLDPGDTVVTSLGAYPTFNYHVNGHGGVLDFVPYCDDREDAQALAARMAEVRPKLAYFANPDNPTGSWLKAEAVERLMDAVPQGTLLVLDEAYSDLAPASALPPLEPLRPNVLRFRTFSKAYGMAGVRVAYAIGAPETVAQFDKVRNHFGLSRMAQAGAVAALEDQAYLEETIARIERARDRLVAIAVEAGLHPLPSATNFVAIDCGQDGAYARRVLEAILSERVFIRMPGVAPLDRLIRVTVGRDEELDLFAQALRIALEKA, from the coding sequence ATGCCGTTCACTGCCCGCACCCTGACTCTTCCAGCTAGCGTTCCCTTCGTGGGCCCCGAGGCGCTGGAACGGCGGCTGGGGTTTCACTTCCGGGCGCGGCTCGGCGCCAATGAAAGCGTGTTCGGCCCCTCCCCGCGCGTCCTGGAGGCCATGGCCGATGCGGCGCGGGATAGCTGGGCCTATGGCGACCCCGAGCATCACGGGTTGCGGGCGGCACTGGCCGCGCATCACGGTCTGGATCCGAACTGCTTCGTGACGGGCGAAGGAATCGACGGGCTGTTCGGCCTTCTGGCGCAGCTGACGCTCGACCCCGGCGACACGGTGGTCACTTCGCTGGGGGCGTATCCCACCTTCAACTATCATGTGAACGGCCATGGCGGCGTTCTGGACTTCGTGCCCTACTGCGACGATCGGGAGGATGCGCAAGCGCTGGCCGCCCGCATGGCCGAGGTCCGTCCGAAGCTCGCCTATTTCGCCAATCCGGACAATCCGACCGGGAGCTGGCTGAAGGCGGAGGCTGTGGAACGGCTGATGGACGCGGTTCCCCAAGGAACGCTTCTGGTGCTGGACGAAGCCTATAGCGACCTGGCCCCGGCCAGCGCGCTGCCGCCGCTTGAGCCTTTGCGGCCGAACGTCCTACGCTTTCGCACCTTTTCCAAGGCCTATGGCATGGCAGGGGTGCGCGTCGCCTATGCGATCGGCGCGCCGGAGACCGTGGCGCAGTTCGACAAGGTGCGCAATCATTTCGGCCTGTCGCGCATGGCGCAGGCGGGCGCCGTCGCGGCCCTCGAAGATCAGGCCTATCTTGAAGAGACAATCGCAAGGATCGAGCGCGCGCGCGATCGCCTTGTCGCGATCGCCGTCGAGGCGGGGCTGCACCCCCTGCCTTCGGCGACGAATTTCGTCGCGATCGATTGCGGCCAGGACGGCGCCTATGCGCGCCGGGTTCTGGAGGCCATCCTGAGCGAGCGCGTCTTCATCCGCATGCCCGGCGTCGCGCCGCTCGATCGGCTGATCCGCGTGACGGTTGGGCGGGACGAGGAGCTCGATCTCTTCGCCCAGGCGCTGCGGATCGCGCTGGAGAAGGCCTGA
- a CDS encoding endonuclease/exonuclease/phosphatase family protein has translation MQDSVVLKGLLALAALACGLALAAGFFGAEAHPFDSASHFRFQLALVLLVLALLALGLRAWGTLAVSLGFAALGLAFSLPWLLPREARPPAAGQPGYTLLQMNLLYDAPDKAEALRRIGEARPDIVTVQEVTYEWQDLFQNLSESYPFQAYCGLENERDGVAILSRRPFVGEALCQARNGRVTQLVDLNGRTLAVTSLHLDWPWPKHHWKQIDDMGVSLRREGGPSLLGGDFNAAPWSASVRAVADAGGWRIVRGIGPSWLTVRFSQIWPRWLGLPIDQLLVSPEVLVDQVETLARTSSDHLPVLLRFSLLPARPAPTQSVAEPATAAFEGLETRPGAGGA, from the coding sequence ATGCAGGACTCGGTCGTCTTGAAGGGGCTGCTCGCCCTGGCGGCGCTGGCCTGCGGCCTCGCCCTTGCCGCCGGCTTCTTCGGGGCCGAGGCCCATCCGTTCGACAGCGCCAGCCATTTCCGGTTTCAGCTGGCGCTCGTGCTCCTCGTCCTCGCGCTTCTGGCGCTGGGTCTGCGCGCCTGGGGCACGCTCGCCGTCTCGCTCGGCTTCGCCGCGCTGGGTCTCGCCTTCAGCCTGCCCTGGCTCCTGCCGCGCGAGGCGCGGCCGCCGGCCGCCGGGCAGCCGGGCTACACCTTGCTTCAGATGAACCTTCTCTACGATGCACCGGATAAGGCCGAAGCCCTGCGGCGCATCGGCGAGGCCCGGCCCGATATCGTGACCGTGCAGGAGGTCACCTACGAGTGGCAGGATCTGTTCCAGAACCTGTCCGAGAGCTACCCATTCCAGGCCTATTGCGGGCTGGAGAACGAGCGGGACGGCGTCGCCATCCTGTCGCGCCGCCCCTTCGTCGGCGAGGCTTTGTGCCAGGCTCGAAATGGACGCGTGACCCAGCTCGTGGACCTCAACGGGCGCACGCTCGCCGTCACCTCGCTGCATCTCGACTGGCCTTGGCCGAAACATCATTGGAAGCAGATCGACGACATGGGCGTCAGCCTGCGGCGCGAGGGCGGCCCCTCGCTGCTCGGCGGCGACTTCAACGCCGCTCCCTGGAGCGCGTCGGTGCGCGCGGTGGCGGACGCGGGCGGCTGGCGGATCGTGCGCGGCATCGGTCCAAGCTGGCTGACGGTCCGCTTCAGCCAGATCTGGCCGCGCTGGCTCGGCCTGCCGATCGACCAGCTTCTGGTCTCGCCCGAAGTTCTAGTGGATCAGGTCGAGACGCTGGCACGCACGAGTTCGGACCACCTGCCCGTTCTCCTGCGCTTCTCGCTCCTGCCCGCGCGCCCCGCGCCGACGCAGAGCGTCGCCGAGCCGGCCACCGCCGCCTTCGAGGGCCTGGAAACGAGGCCGGGGGCCGGCGGTGCCTGA
- a CDS encoding DUF2147 domain-containing protein, protein MLHPHLLASLALLAGTGTALAEPILGTWRLSNGETVTYSRCGSSFCSRVETGRYKGKSVGQMGGAAPTYTGTVIDPRDGKSYEGSAEVTGNRLVLTGCVARIFCRSQTWSRQGG, encoded by the coding sequence ATGCTGCATCCCCACCTTCTCGCTTCGCTGGCTCTCCTTGCTGGAACCGGCACGGCACTCGCGGAACCCATTCTGGGAACATGGCGCCTGTCGAACGGCGAGACCGTCACCTATTCCCGCTGCGGATCGAGCTTCTGCTCGCGCGTGGAAACGGGACGCTACAAGGGGAAGTCGGTCGGGCAGATGGGCGGGGCGGCGCCGACCTATACCGGCACGGTGATCGACCCGCGCGACGGCAAAAGCTACGAGGGCAGCGCGGAGGTGACGGGTAATCGCCTCGTGCTGACAGGCTGCGTCGCGCGCATCTTCTGCCGGTCGCAGACCTGGAGCCGGCAGGGCGGCTAA
- a CDS encoding AMP nucleosidase, which yields MTEPFASSPVPHFVSPASPDARSFTNAEEAVAELARLYARSVEFLCQRFDEVLTSGDTSRRFRAFYPEVSIQTAGHARVDSRLSFGFVPGPGTYATTVTRPDLFDHYLTEQLEQLLKNHGQPILVGPSRTPIPLHFALPEGTYVDGTLAEKLDKPLRDIFDVPDLAATDDRIVNGNFEPQPGEAMPLAPFTAQRVDYSLMRLAHYTATSPRHFQNFVLFTNYQFYVDEFCVMARRLMDEGGRGYDSFVEPGNILTRAGASEPESGVAPVRMPQMPAYHLTRPDGSGITMVNIGVGPSNAKTITDHVAVLRPHAWLMLGHCAGLRNTQALGDYVLAHAYVREDHVLDADLPVWVPIPPLAEVQVALEQAVADVTGLSGYDLKRIMRTGTVATIDNRNWELRDQTEPVQRLSQSRAIALDMESATIAANGYRFRVPYGTLLCVSDKPLHGELKLPGMATEFYKRQVSQHLEIGIRTMQSLADMPHEKLHSRKLRSFFETAFQ from the coding sequence ATGACCGAACCATTCGCGAGTTCGCCCGTGCCGCATTTCGTCTCCCCCGCCTCGCCGGACGCCCGCAGCTTCACCAATGCCGAGGAGGCGGTGGCGGAACTCGCTCGTCTCTACGCGCGATCGGTCGAGTTTTTGTGCCAGCGCTTCGATGAGGTGCTGACCTCGGGCGACACGTCGCGCCGGTTTCGCGCCTTCTATCCCGAAGTGTCGATCCAGACCGCCGGCCATGCGCGGGTCGATTCGCGTCTGTCCTTCGGCTTCGTGCCCGGCCCCGGCACCTATGCAACGACGGTGACGCGGCCCGATCTCTTCGACCATTACCTGACCGAACAGCTCGAGCAGCTCCTGAAGAACCACGGCCAGCCGATTCTGGTCGGCCCGTCGCGCACGCCCATCCCGCTGCATTTCGCCCTGCCCGAAGGCACCTATGTCGACGGCACGCTGGCGGAAAAGCTGGACAAGCCGCTGCGCGACATTTTCGACGTGCCGGATCTGGCCGCGACCGACGATCGCATCGTCAACGGCAATTTCGAGCCGCAGCCGGGCGAGGCCATGCCGCTCGCCCCCTTCACCGCGCAGCGCGTCGACTATTCGCTGATGCGCCTTGCCCACTACACCGCGACGAGCCCGCGTCATTTCCAGAACTTCGTCCTGTTCACGAACTACCAGTTCTATGTCGACGAGTTCTGCGTCATGGCGCGGCGGCTGATGGACGAGGGCGGGCGGGGCTATGACAGTTTCGTCGAGCCCGGCAACATCCTGACCCGCGCCGGCGCCTCGGAGCCGGAAAGCGGCGTGGCTCCGGTTCGCATGCCGCAAATGCCGGCCTACCATCTGACGCGGCCGGACGGCAGCGGCATCACCATGGTCAATATCGGCGTGGGACCGAGCAACGCCAAGACGATCACCGACCACGTGGCCGTGCTGCGCCCGCATGCCTGGCTGATGCTGGGGCACTGCGCCGGCCTTCGCAACACGCAGGCGCTGGGCGACTACGTGCTTGCCCATGCCTATGTGCGCGAGGACCACGTGCTCGACGCCGACCTGCCGGTCTGGGTGCCGATCCCGCCGCTGGCCGAAGTTCAGGTGGCGCTGGAGCAGGCCGTGGCCGACGTCACGGGCCTGTCCGGCTACGATCTCAAGCGCATCATGCGCACGGGAACGGTCGCCACGATCGACAACCGGAACTGGGAGCTGCGCGACCAGACGGAGCCGGTGCAGCGCCTGTCGCAGTCCCGCGCCATCGCGCTCGACATGGAATCGGCCACGATCGCCGCCAACGGCTATCGCTTCCGCGTTCCCTATGGCACGCTTCTCTGCGTCTCCGACAAGCCGCTGCACGGCGAGCTGAAGCTGCCCGGCATGGCGACCGAGTTCTACAAGCGGCAGGTTTCGCAGCATCTGGAGATCGGCATCCGCACCATGCAGAGCCTTGCCGACATGCCGCACGAGAAGCTGCATTCGCGAAAGCTCCGGTCCTTCTTCGAGACGGCGTTCCAGTAG